The DNA segment GAACTCGCGCGCGCCTACTGACATTCGCGCCCACAGCTCGGCGTCCTCCAGCAGGTGGTGCGCGTGGGCGATCATGGCGTTCACGTCGCCCGGCGCGACCAGGTACCCACTGCGCTCGTGCGCCACGCCGCTCAGGGTGCCGCGCGCGCCCACGGCGACGACCGGCATGCCCATGAGCTGCGCTTCCTGCAGCACCAGGCCCTGCGTCTCGGTGTCGCTGGCGAACACGAACAGCTCGGCCAGGCGGTAGTACGCGCCGATCTGCGTCCAGGGTTTCACGCCCAGGAACGTCACGCGGTGGGTGATACCCAGCCGCTCGGCGTGCGCTTCTAGGTGCTCGCGCTCAGGACCCTCGCCCAGCAGCACGAGGTGCGCGTCGGGCAGGGCGGCGACCGTGTCCAGCACGTGATCGAAACGCTTTTCCTTGGCGAGCCGGCCCACGCTCAGCAGCCGCCGGGTGCCCTCCGGCCACGGATTCTCCACGGGCGGCGCGGCCTCCAGCACGGCCGGGTCGATGGACGTGGGAATCACGACCGGCGAGCGGATCTTCATGTCGTGCAGGACGTCCAGCATCCCGGGGGTCGGGGCGATCACGGCAGCGGCGCGGCCGTACAGCAGCCCCATGGCCCTGGTGACCACCCCGGTCGCCCGCTGCACGGCGGTGAGGCCCGGAACGTAGTGCGTGTACGCCTCAATGTGCGTGTGATACGTGGCGACGTGCGGCACGTCCCACTTGCGCGCCAGCCGCATGCCCGCCAGCCCCAGCGTCAGGGGCGTGTGGGTGTGCACGATGTCGTACTTCTGCTCGAAGTCCTTGCGGGTCGGCCACGCCAGGCGGTAGGTGGGCAGGAACATGTACCGCACGGAATCCACGCGCCGCACGTCCTGGCGGGTGTCCACGTGCTCCGGGAAATCCGGCGCGACCACGTCCACGTGATGCCCGAGTTTGCGCAGCTCGTCGCTGAGCAGTCCGACGCTGGTCACGATGCCGTTCTGATCCGGCAGGAACGTGTCCGTGAACAGGCCGATGCGCAGTGGCCTCATTCGCGCCCGCCGGCCGGGCCCCGCTTCTGGATCTTCAAGGATTCGTGAAGCATCGCCAGTAGAGCATACGACGCCAGCCATGAGGATGTCGCCCGACTTCCGGTGGAGGCCCGGCCATCCTGGACTCACCCGAAACCCGCTACAGTTCACGCATGGCCGCGCTCCTTCCCCTCCTGGTGCGGTTGCGGCACGCCCTGCTGCGGGCCGGCGCGCACGGCGCGTGGCAGGGCGGCAGCGGCGGCCCTGAAATCGGTCTGACGGTGCCGGTGGACGACCCCGCCACGCTGGAGCGCGTTCTCGAGGCCCTGGGCACCACGCGGGCGACCGTGATCGT comes from the Deinococcus metalli genome and includes:
- a CDS encoding glycosyltransferase family 4 protein, giving the protein MRPLRIGLFTDTFLPDQNGIVTSVGLLSDELRKLGHHVDVVAPDFPEHVDTRQDVRRVDSVRYMFLPTYRLAWPTRKDFEQKYDIVHTHTPLTLGLAGMRLARKWDVPHVATYHTHIEAYTHYVPGLTAVQRATGVVTRAMGLLYGRAAAVIAPTPGMLDVLHDMKIRSPVVIPTSIDPAVLEAAPPVENPWPEGTRRLLSVGRLAKEKRFDHVLDTVAALPDAHLVLLGEGPEREHLEAHAERLGITHRVTFLGVKPWTQIGAYYRLAELFVFASDTETQGLVLQEAQLMGMPVVAVGARGTLSGVAHERSGYLVAPGDVNAMIAHAHHLLEDAELWARMSVGAREFGHTTTPAGVARQVQDVYADALNLPRTVTFPVEAGVSGHPRSTLAYDR